A single genomic interval of Malania oleifera isolate guangnan ecotype guangnan chromosome 13, ASM2987363v1, whole genome shotgun sequence harbors:
- the LOC131146891 gene encoding uncharacterized protein LOC131146891, translated as MQSPCLREALQAIACPPGCCPSPLLGFPEPHEANSKSSNTSAACRKIFVRKTSSFFFSETQFTNHESLPSLEESFAQFTKAYPLYSETQRIDQIRAQEYQHLSLTNHVCLDYIGIGLFSQAQFRNLNTRPSFASSSSPTPPTPPPRKLDFPFFSLSCKTVNLKFQLLHGVRESEMESAIKKKIMGFLNISENDYCMVFTANRTSAFKLVAESYPFKSSRKLLTVYDYESEAVGAMIDSSEKRGAQVMSAEFTWPSLRIQSAKLKKMIVSKKKKKKKRGLFVFPLHSRLTGTRYSYQWMRLAQENRWHVLLDACALGPKDMDSFALSLFCPDFLICSFYNVFGENPSGFGCLFVKKSTVLILESSTGIGIVSLVPAKKLSLSSEESSETDAEPEQTIKFGSKENDSATSSPFSGTVTKTNSERYEQVETTKLHKAAISPKQRRPITSDIVESEQNTKSSASGSLEIEFRGLDHVDSMGLIKISNRARCLINWVVNAMMKLQHPSSGKENPLVKIYGPKVKFDRGPALAFNVFDWKGEKVDPALVQKLADRNNISLGYGFLHHIWFAEEYEEEKEKVIERRTRQEIMQKKRTDKADLGITVVTAAIGFLANFEDIYKLWAFVAQFLDADFVEKERWRYTALNQRTIEV; from the coding sequence ATGCAGTCACCTTGCCTGAGAGAAGCTCTACAAGCAATAGCATGTCCTCCTGGTTGCTGTCCATCCCCATTACTAGGCTTTCCTGAGCCTCATGAAGCCAATTCCAAGTCCAGCAACACTTCTGCGGCTTGCCGCAAAATCTTTGTAAGAAaaacttcttcctttttcttttcagaAACCCAATTCACCAACCATGAGTCTCTCCCTTCTTTGGAGGAGTCATTTGCTCAATTCACCAAAGCTTACCCACTATATTCTGAGACCCAAAGAATAGACCAAATCCGAGCACAAGAATACCAGCATCTATCCCTCACCAACCATGTCTGTCTTGATTATATTGGCATTGGCCTCTTTTCACAAGCACAGTTTCGAAATCTAAACACAAGGCCCTCATTTGCCTCATCCTCATCTCCTACACCACCCACGCCTCCACCCAGAAAATTGGATTTTCCATTTTTTAGCCTCTCCTGCAAGACAGTAAATCTGAAGTTCCAGCTACTGCACGGTGTCCGAGAATCAGAAATGGAATCTGCAATCAAGAAAAAGATCATGGGTTTTCTTAATATCTCAGAGAATGATTACTGTATGGTTTTCACTGCTAACAGAACTTCAGCCTTTAAGCTTGTAGCAGAATCTTACCCGTTCAAATCCAGCAGAAAGCTTCTGACAGTTTATGACTATGAAAGTGAAGCAGTGGGAGCCATGATAGACAGCTCAGAGAAGAGAGGAGCTCAAGTCATGTCGGCCGAATTCACATGGCCAAGTCTGAGAATTCAGTCAGCAAAATTGAAGAAGATGATTGTgagtaagaagaagaaaaagaaaaagaggggaCTCTTTGTTTTCCCACTTCATTCTAGACTAACAGGAACTAGATACTCATACCAGTGGATGAGATTAGCACAGGAGAACAGGTGGCATGTCTTGCTTGATGCTTGCGCATTGGGACCAAAGGACATGGACAGCTTTGCCCTGTCCCTGTTTTGCCCAGATTTCCTCATTTGTTCCTTCTACAACGTGTTTGGTGAAAACCCAAGTGGATTTGGCTGCCTCTTCGTCAAGAAATCTACTGTTCTAATCTTAGAATCTTCTACAGGTATAGGGATTGTCAGTCTTGTCCCAGCAAAGAAGCTTTCTCTGTCATCAGAAGAATCTTCTGAAACAGATGCAGAACCCGAACAGACGATTAAATTTGGGTCAAAAGAAAATGACTCCGCTACATCAAGCCCTTTCTCAGGTACCGTAACCAAAACAAATTCTGAAAGATATGAACAAGTAGAGACCACTAAGCTACACAAAGCAGCAATTAGTCCAAAACAGAGACGACCGATAACATCAGATATCGTGGAATCAGAGCAGAACACCAAAAGCAGTGCGAGTGGGAGCTTAGAGATTGAATTCAGGGGGTTGGATCATGTAGACTCAATGGGACTGATAAAAATCAGTAACAGAGCAAGGTGCCTAATCAATTGGGTAGTAAATGCGATGATGAAGCTCCAGCATCCTAGTTCAGGGAAGGAGAATCCCCTGGTGAAAATTTATGGACCAAAGGTAAAATTTGACCGGGGACCTGCATTGGCATTCAATGTGTTTGATTGGAAAGGTGAAAAAGTCGACCCTGCTCTTGTACAGAAGCTTGCCGACCGAAACAATATTTCTCTCGGCTACGGGTTCTTGCACCATATTTGGTTCGCAGAGGAGTacgaagaagagaaggagaaagtcATAGAGAGAAGAACGAGACAGGAAATAATGCAAAAAAAGAGAACAGACAAAGCTGATCTCGGAATAACAGTTGTTACTGCTGCAATTGGATTCCTGGCCAATTTTGAAGACATTTATAAGCTTTGGGCTTTTGTTGCTCAGTTCCTGGATGCAGACTTTGTGGAAAAAGAGCGATGGAGATACACAGCTCTTAATCAGAGGACTATTGAAGTTTAA
- the LOC131146892 gene encoding pentatricopeptide repeat-containing protein At4g38010 — MGLFSPKWTLLDLFQSCDNLRSFKQIHAHLIVSSMIRDEFIVSKVVEFFGKYSDLVDYACGFFNQIDCCMSSFPYNTLISVYAGSNAPAAAILAYKRLVSDGFLPDAYTFPVLFKSLAKFLGITEGRQVHGVIAKMGFSRELYVHNSLLHFYGVCGECSDACRVFDEMLVRDVVSWTGLMSGFVRAGLFNQAVNLFLKMDVEPNKATFVSLLVACGRLGNLGIGKVVHGLIFKRAFGASLVLGNALLDMYVKCECLGEAKQLFHELPERDIVSWTSVISGLVQCKRPKESLEIFNAMLISGVEPDRIILTSVLSACASLGALDCGRWVQEYIDHKGIKCDTHIGTSMVDMYAKCGCIETALLTFNGMPRRNIFTWNALLGGLAMHGLGHEALRHFDLMVRMGTMPNEVTFLVILTACCHSGLVDEGCRFFYQMERCYSLSPRLEHYGCMVDLLCRAELLDEALELIGTMPMPPDVLIWGAILSACKAKGYVEFSPEILDGLVKLEAQDSGVYVLLSNIYASNERWNDVKQVRRLMNDKGIRKVPGSSVIELNGKAHEFIVGATSHSQNEDIHVLLNILANQVCLEGNFSDPFLIT; from the coding sequence ATGGGACTGTTTTCTCCGAAATGGACCCTTCTGGACTTGTTCCAAAGTTGCGACAACCTCAGGTCCTTCAAGCAAATCCATGCACACTTAATTGTATCCAGCATGATCCGCGATGAGTTCATAGTGAGCAAAGTCGTCGAGTTTTTCGGAAAATATTCCGACTTAGTTGATTATGCATGTGGGTTTTTCAATCAAATTGATTGTTGTATGAGCTCGTTCCCTTACAATACGCTAATATCTGTTTATGCCGGCAGCAATGCGCCAGCAGCTGCGATTTTGGCTTACAAACGGTTGGTAAGTGATGGGTTTTTGCCCGACGCTTACACTTTCCCTGTTTTGTTCAAATCGTTGGCTAAGTTTTTGGGAATCACAGAGGGTAGACAGGTTCATGGGGTTATTGCTAAGATGGGTTTCTCGCGTGAGTTGTATGTGCACAATTCGCTTCTCCATTTCTATGGTGTTTGTGGGGAATGTTCTGATGCTTGTAGGGTGTTTGATGAAATGCTCGTGAGAGATGTGGTCTCTTGGACTGGTTTGATGTCGGGTTTTGTCAGGGCAGGTTTGTTTAATCAGGCCGTGAATCTGTTTTTGAAGATGGATGTGGAGCCAAATAAAGCTACGTTTGTTAGCTTGCTTGTAGCTTGTGGGCGGCTGGGAAATTTGGGCATAGGGAAGGTGGTTCATGGGTTGATTTTTAAGCGTGCATTTGGGGCAAGTTTGGTATTAGGCAATGCTCTTCTAGATATGTATGTGAAGTGTGAGTGCTTGGGGGAGGCAAAGCAGCTCTTTCATGAGTTACCTGAAAGAGATATTGTTTCTTGGACTAGTGTAATAAGTGGATTGGTGCAATGTAAACGACCCAAGGAGTCATTGGAGATATTCAATGCAATGCTAATTTCTGGTGTGGAGCCTGATAGGATCATACTTACTAGCGTGCTTTCGGCTTGTGCAAGCCTGGGGGCTCTTGATTGTGGGAGATGGGTCCAAGAGTACATTGACCACAAGGGCATCAAATGTGACACACATATTGGAACTTCCATGGTTGACATGTATGCGAAATGTGGTTGCATAGAAACTGCATTGCTTACTTTTAATGGAATGCCAAGACGGAATATCTTTACGTGGAATGCATTACTTGGTGGTCTAGCAATGCATGGACTTGGCCATGAGGCACTCAGACATTTTGATCTAATGGTTAGAATGGGAACAATGCCCAATGAAGTGACATTTCTAGTAATTTTAACTGCTTGCTGCCATTCTGGATTAGTTGACGAAGGCTGTAGGTTTTTCTATCAGATGGAAAGATGTTATAGTCTTTCTCCAAGGTTAGAACATTATGGATGCATGGTTGATCTGCTTTGTAGGGCTGAACTATTGGATGAAGCTCTAGAGCTCATTGGGACTATGCCCATGCCACCTGATGTGCTTATATGGGGAGCTATTCTTAGTGCTTGCAAGGCGAAGGGATATGTTGAATTCTCCCCTGAAATATTGGATGGCCTTGTCAAACTTGAGGCACAAGATAGTGGGGTTTATGTGCTTCTGTCCAACATATATGCTTCTAATGAAAGATGGAATGATGTAAAACAGGTGAGGAGATTGATGAATGATAAAGGTATAAGAAAGGTCCCTGGTTCAAGTGTTATAGAGTTGAACGGTAAGGCTCATGAGTTTATAGTTGGAGCTACCAGCCACTCTCAAAATGAGGATATTCATGTACTGTTAAATATTCTTGCTAATCAAGTCTGTCTTGAAGGAAATTTTTCAGACCCATTCTTGATAACGTAG